The genomic region CCGAAGGCGTCGATGCTGACGAACAGCGGGACGAAGGTTTCGAGGAAGGAGCGCATGGAGAGAAGGGGGTTAGGAGATCGGAGTCAGGGGTTAGACGATAGAATGCCGAGGTTCGGAGTACCTCAGGATGACGATACGATTGGGATATCGCATCGTAAACCCCCAACGCTTAGAGCGGTTCAACTTCGGGTGTAGCGTCTGGCCGCAACCCTGTCATCCCGAGCGGGAGCGGTAGCGACCCGAGGGATCGCCACTGTCGAGCGACGTCCGTCACGTGAGATCCCTCAGGTCGCTACCGCTCCCTTCGGGATGACACGCTACACCTGAGGTAGAGCCGCTCTAGCCCCTAACTCCCTCCACGCCCGCCATCAGTTCGTCGTACAGCTGAGTCATCGCCTGCGGGACGATGCGGACCTCGCCGACGACGCTGATGAAGTTGGTGTCGCCGGCCCAGCGGGGGACGACATGCTGGTGAAGGTGCCCCGGCACGCCAGCGCCGGCGACGCGGCCGACGTTGATGCCGATGTTGAAGCCCTGGGCCGACACCGCCCGCTTCAGCAGGCGCACGGCTCCTGCGGTCTGCTGGTGGATGTCGAGCAGGACCGGCTCGCTTAGCGCGTCGAACTCGGCGGTGTGGGTGAGCGGCGCGACGAGGATGTGGCCGTTCGTGTACGGGTAACGGTTCATCATCACGACGACCGACTCCGTGCGCCACAAGATCAGCCGTTGGCGGAATTCCTCAGGCGGGCAGGTCGCGGCCTCGCAGAGGAAGCAGCCGGTGTCGGGCTTGTCGATCGCGCGGATGTAGTCCATCCGCCAGGGGGCGTAAAGCGGGGGGTTGGCCATGGATGCATCGTAGCAACGGCAGGCGGGAAGGGGGAAGGACGCCTTCCTTCGTGCTTCGACGCCGGGGGGAGACACAGGCAAGAATGCCTGTGCCACAGCAGAGAAGCAGACGGGGGGAGAGACAGGCAGGAATGCCTGTCCTACAGAAGACGGAAGACGGAAGCGGCCGGGGGCGAGTTAGGACGACGCCGCTGCGGGGTCGGTCGCGAGGCGTTCGCGTACGGTGTCGCGGACCTTCCAGGCGTCCTGTTGGCGGGCGATGGCGCGCCGCCAGATGGTACGGCGCAACAGCGCCATCATGATCGCCGCCAGCGTGGCGCCGGCGACGTCGGCGATCCAGTCGCGCACGTCGGCCTTGCGCCCGACCAGCGTCTGCAGCATCTCGTCGGCGGCGCCGTAACACATCGCCACGGCGATCACGAACAGCGCCGGGTAGCGGAAGTGCGGCCGATAGGCCCACAGCGTGGCGTACAACAGCGTCGCCAGGCCCGCGTACCCCACGAAGTGCTCGATCTTGTCGCTGACGTTCACGTGCGGGACGTGCCGGGGCGGCAGGTGCGTGATCGTGAAGATCACGGCCCAGTAACAGAGCAGCATCGAAGCGAGGATGACACGCCAATGACGAAGCATGAGACGATGGATCAACAGAACGAAGGGGCCCGAGCGTCCCTATCCGGGACTCAACAAAAGTCCGACGTTCGTAATCCTGAGGTACTCCGAAGGATTTCCCCCCGTATTCGTACGTGGGACGGAAGAGATCCTTTGAAGTACCTCGGGATGACCAGGTCGGGGTTACGACACGTGCGCCAGCCAGCGTCACGAATATCAGGCGGCCACTTCGGGCTTGGCGCCACCCGCAACTTTGTTCGCTGCCAGCTTGTTGACGTCGATGTCGTTGTTCACGGTCACCGTCACGCTGGGCGTGCCGGCGTCCATCGCGATCACCTCGCGGGCCAGCGCGCGGTAGTCGGCAGCGCCGTTGCTGTTGGGCTCGTAATCGATGATTGTCTTGCCAAAGCTCGGGCTCTCGGCCAGCTTGATGTTCCGGCGGATCTTCGTGTTGAACACCTTCGCGCCCGCCCACGGCAACGGCTTGCCCTGGGCCGCCTCGATGAAGCCGTTCAACTCGGCCACCACTTCCATGCTGAGCTTGGTTTGGGCATCGAACATGGTCAGCGCGATGCCCGACACCTTCAGCTTCGGGTTCATGCGCTTGTTGACCAGCTGCACCGTCTCCAGCAGCTTGGCCACGCCCTGCAGCGCCAGGAAGTGCGGCTGCATGGGGATGATGACCTCCGTCGCGGCCGCCAGCGCGTTGATCGTCAGCAAGCCCAGCGATGGCGGGCAGTCGAACAGGATGAAGTCAAAGTCGTGCTGCGCGCTCTCCAGCTTCTTGCGCATCAGCAGCTCGCGGCCCAGCACGCTCACCAGTTCGATCTCGGCGGCGGCCAGGTCGATGCTGCTGGGGATCAGCGCGATGTTCTTACCGACCGATTGCACGGCCTCCAGGATGCTGCGGTCCTCCACCAGCACGTGGTACAGCGAGACGACGTCGGGCGACGGGTCGATGCCGTAGTTGATCGTCAGGTGGGCCTGCGGGTCCAGATCGATCAGGCAGACGCGCTTGCCGGCCTCGGCCAGCGCGGCGCCCAGGTTCACCGTGGTCGTCGTCTTGCCGACGCCACCCTTTTGATTCATCAACGCAATCGTACGCATGTTCTGCCACCTTCCCGCAGGGCCCGCCGGCCCATCCGTGGGTCCCTCGTCCCCGTTCGAACTACGCGGGCGATTATCGCGGGGTTCGGGGGAGATACAAGGAATGGCGGGGGAAGATTACCGATTGCGAAGCGGATGGCGGCTCTGGTCCCTCTCCCGGTACGCTGGGAGAGGTTAGGTGAGGGTGATGCGCGTTGCGGACGGCCCACGAATGGGCACGAAAGGACACGAATAAGAGAGGCGCATCATTGCGTAGTTTTTATTCGTGCCCATTCGTGGGCATGTGTTCCATCGCGAAGCGTGAGGCAGTTCGCATCACCCTCACCAGGCCTCTCCCGCTGCTGCGGGAGAAGGGTCGAAGCGGCGCTCACTCCGCGCTCGAGGCCCCCCATGTTTCACCCACTGCAAATACAACCCATGCGGCGGCGCCGTCGGCCCTGCGGCATCGCGATGGCGGGCGGCGAGCATCGCCGGAATGGCATCGGCCGGCGTGCGACCGAGGCCGACCTGCACCAGCGTGCCGACCATGATGCGCACCGTGTGCCACAGGAACCCCGTCCCCGCCACGCCGATCACCAGCCGTGGGCCGCGCCAGGCAACGTCGCAGCCGAGGATCGTGCGCACCGTGTTCTCCCGGCCATGCCCGGGCCGCGCGAAGCTGTTCAGGTCGTGCGTGCCCACGAAGTGCGCCGCAGCCACGCTCATCGCGGCCAGGTCCAGCGGCTGCCACCGATGCCACATCAGGTCGGCGGCAAACAACGGCCGCTCGGTCGCGGTCCAGATCACGTACTGGTAGCGCTTGCTGACCGTGCCGGTGATCGCGTCGAAATCGGGCCCGACCGGTTCGATGCTGCGGATGATCACGTCGTCCGGGAGCCGGGCGTTGGTCGCCCGGCGAAGGCCCTCGATCGGGATCTGCGTCATGTGCGTGTCGAAGTGGGCCACCTGCCCCTTGGCATGCACGCACGCATCGGTCCGCGACGACCCGACGAGGTTGATCGGGTGCCCGACGATGCCCATCAGTGTCCGCCGCAAAGTTTCCTGAACGGTCGGTAATCCCTGCCCCTCAGGCGGCGCCGCGCCGGCCCACGTCGCCGGCACCGACTGCGTCTGCCACCCGTGATACGCGGTGCCGCGGTAGGCGATCGTGAGCTTGTAGCGTTGGGTGGGCATAAGTTGGACGGGGCGCGATGGCCGCTTGGTCACGAAATGTAACTTTGCTAACAGATATTTCTTGCAGCCAGCGAACTCTACCAGTAGCTTGGCCACGGAACTACGAGGGAGAGCACATTGCCTAAGTTATTTATATTCACTGTCTTATCGTGCGCCGGAGCGCTGCTGGCTTTGACCGCTGGCCAGAGTGTAGCCGCTCCCATCACTGCGGTGAACGAGCCGGTCCTGATCGACTTTACAGGGTTCAACGGCTCGGGCTTCAATGCCGTTTATACCCCGGGAACGAACGGCCGATTTGTCTCCCCTGATATCAAGATCATCGGGTTTGATTACGGCACGCTCAACTACAACGGCGACCAGTACGACCTACGCGAAGATTTCGCCCGTGGCAACTTCAGCTCGGGTGTGAGCACTAGTGGCATCTACGGGTTCAATGTGGGCACCGGTAGCGTGACCGATCCCACGTTGGGATGGCAGCCTGGGAACTCCGACATGACGCCCGGTACGTTCACGTTCCGCTATCAGAACCTCACCGGTGTCACGCTGCACGCGTTCGACGTCAGCTACGAGGTTTGGGTACGCAACGATCAAGCTTCCTCCTATGCGGTCAACATGGCGTACGCCGGCGAGGCTGCAGCGTTCACGACCGTCGGCGACCTCGCCGTGATCACACCGGGCAGGGCTGATTCATCACCGGCCTTCGTGCGGACGCTGCGGGAGACGACCGTAAACGCGACCGTTTTGCCGAACGAGTACTTCTACCTTCAGTTCCAGGGCGACGACGCCTCTGGCACCGGCTCGCGAGACGAGATTGCGCTCGACGATATCTCCGTCACCGCCCACACGCCCGAACCCGGCACCGCAACGACGATGCTGGCGCTCGGCGCAGCCGCCGCGCTGCGACGTCGCCGGCGCAGCGCGTAAGGGTTGTCGGGGGTCGGCCGCTGTCGCTTCGGTACCACGGGCGGCTCGCCCATGCCACGCGGTGGCCGCCGACGCCCGGTCCAGCGGCATGGAACTGGTGGTGGTCGGTATGAAGGAGGCCCGTCGCGGGTTCGTACTTTTGCCCAAACGGTGGGTGATCGAGCGGACGAACGCCTGGGCCGCCCGGTTCCGCCGACTCGCCCGCGATCACGAACGACTACCGGACGTTTTCGCCGGCCTGCACTACGCCGCGTTCGTCGTCCTCATGCTCGGACAACTACTCCGACTCAATTAAAGTGGGGAACAGCCTCTAGGCCCCACCTGCAGATGGCGGCACGATTCCGTCATAATCGCGAAATCGGCGGCAGAGTGTCCGCGGAATTCAATCCAAACTCCCGGGAGGTCGTAACGAACTCGCGGGAGTTTAGTTTGGGTCAAACTCCGTGAAGTTCGGGGCCAGAACCGCGAGCGTTGGGCCGCCGGGATTGGGGTTGACTGCATTGCTCTGACGCGAGAAGAACCAGTAAAGGGATGGCGGTCGGGGCAGCCCGGAGGCTGTGTGTTTCCTGCCAAGCTCCGATATCCTTCGTCGCGTGAGACGCCGCCTGTTCAACGTGCTGGCCTGGCTGTCGCTCGTTGTGGGCGTGGTATCGTGCGTGATGTGGTTGCGTAGCTATTTTGTCGAGGAGGTGGTTACTGTCCGATTCGGCCGTCAGCGCATCGGCGTTGCATCACAGCCCGGCCGCGTGGCGTTCTTTCGAGGATTTGGAATTTCGACGAACAGTGGCGGCGTCAGTTACGCAAGGCGGTTCCCAGATTTCTACGTGCGCCCGAACACGCTTGGCTTCAGCGCCTATCGCCTATCGAAAGGCGGCGTGCTCATCACAATTCCATACTGGATGCTGATGTTGCTCTCGACCGTTGCGCCTCTCATCCGTTGGCGCAGGTCGCGACTCCATGCCAACGGCCTGTGCCGCGCCTGCGGCTACGATCTGCGTGCCACCCCTGACCGCTGCCCCGAATGCGGTGCTGTGCCTGAAGCTGTAAGCACTGGTGCTGATTGGCCCCGCGACCGGGGGCACGGCAATCCGTAGTCGCGACGCGGGCGTCGCTATTGCGGGCTCTCTACACCGTGATCGATTCCGGGATGTCGGCGTTGTGGGAGACGGTTTGCACGTCGTCGTTGTCGTCGAGGGTGGCGATGAGCTTCAGCACCTTTTGGGCCGTCTCGCCTTCCACGGCCACGGTGGTGGTGGGGACGTGGGTGATGGTGGAGGCCTCGATCGCGATTTTGGCGGCCTTCAGGGCTTCCTTCACCTTGTGGAACGCTGCCGGGGCGGTGACGACGACGTAGACCTCGACTTCGTTCTTCACGTCGTCGGCGCCGGCGTCGAGCGCCAGTTCCATCAACGCGTCTTCCTCGATCGCGTCGGCCTTCACGGTGATCAGGCCCTGCTTGTTGAACTGGAACGCGACCGCGCCGTTGGTGGCCAGGTTGCCGCCGGCCCGCTCGAAGATGGCGCGAAGGTCGGGGGCGGTTCGGGAGCGGTTGTTGGTAAGGGCCTCGACGAAGATCGCCACGCCACCGGGACCGTAGCCCTCGTATGTGGCGTCCTGATAGTCCTCGGTGCCCAACTCGCCGGTGCCTTTCTTGATGGCGTTCTCGATGGTGGCGCGGGGCATGTTGGCCTCTTTGGCCTCGTCGACCACGTAGCGCAGCGCCAGGTTGTCGCGCGGGTCGCCCCCGTTCTTGGCAGCGATGATGATCTGGCGGGCGATCTTGCTCCAGATCTTGCCCCGGCGGGCATCGTTAGCACCCTTGGCACGCTTAATCGTGGACCAGTGACTATGGCCTGCCATTGAACGGTCTCCCGAAAGGTAAGGCGTCGAGCGAACGCCCGATTGTAGCGGATGAGCGAGCGGGTGAAAACGGGGAAGGGGGCTGAGGAGTGACTGTGAATGTTGGAACAGGGAGGCCTCATCCTGCCCCTCTCCCGGTACTCCGGGAGAGGCTGGGTGAGGGTGATTGGTTCTTTCGAGAGCCGTCAGCAGCTCAAAATCACCCTCACCCTAACCCTCTCCCGGAGTACCGGGAGAGGGGACCGGATCGCACGTATTCCGATCCACCTTGCCCCGGCGTGGCCTGCGTGTAGAGTATCGCGACCTTTATGCCCGAAGCTCGTCGCGCGTCTCAACTTCCGCCACCTGTCGTTGCCTTGGCCGCCTGGCTGTTGCCGGGGTTGGGCCATTCGCTCGTGGGCGAGCGCGTCCGCGGGATCGCGATTGGCGTGACGGTCGTCAGCATGTACGTCGGTGGCTTGCTGATCGGCGGCGTGCGGGTGATCGAGGTGCCGGGGTACGACAACGATGGGCGGAAGATCGCCAACACGTCGACCCTGAACGAGGTGCGCATCAAGCCGTGGTCGATCGCGCAGGTGATGGCTGGCCCGCTGGGCATCGCCAGCGCCGCGGCATCCATCTGGGCGGCGGGGCCGGACGCGTCGGGCGAGCCGCGCGGGGCGCGGTCGCACGTGCGCGTGAACGAGATCGGCACGCTCTACACCGCCGTCGCCGGCATGCTGAACCTGCTGGCGATCCTGGACTGCACCGGCCGGGCCGGCCGGGAGGCGGAGAAGTGAACCTCCCGCCGCTCGCGCTACCGTCGATGTTTCCGCTAGCCCAGTACGTGCCGTTCCTGCGTCCACTGCCGATCTGGGACTACTGGTACCTGCTGCTATTCCCCCTCTGCATCGGCGTGGCAGTGGTCTACAAGTGCATCAAGACACCCGACGTCCGGCGGATTCCGTGGGAATCGCTCGTCATCTCGCTCTGGATCATTCTGGGCATGTGCGGGGCGGCACTGGCGCTGGCGATTGTCGTGCGCATCTTCAGTTGATCGTTCGTCACCCGTTGCCGCGGACGGAAACTACGAGAATTCTGAAGGTGTCGCGGAGGCGAGCAACTTCTCCCTCTCCCTCCGGGAGAGGGCAGGGGTGAGGGCCCGACGATGCGGACGGTTAGGCCCGCGCTACCCGTGTGATAATGCTCAGATCGCGTGGCAGGTTCGTCGCAAGTCATTCGCATGACGAGCCCTCACCCTAACCCTCTCCCGGAGGGAGAGGGGACCGGAAAGGCAAGCACCACCGCCGCTTTATCGCCGCCAGCGTTTCGGCAGGAACTGCTTCATCACGTCCACCCCCAGCACGAAGCACGCCCCGAAGTAGACCGCGGCGCCGACGCTCATCAGCAGCAGCAACTGGGTCGCCCAGGTGAGGCGC from Tepidisphaeraceae bacterium harbors:
- a CDS encoding HIT domain-containing protein, with amino-acid sequence MANPPLYAPWRMDYIRAIDKPDTGCFLCEAATCPPEEFRQRLILWRTESVVVMMNRYPYTNGHILVAPLTHTAEFDALSEPVLLDIHQQTAGAVRLLKRAVSAQGFNIGINVGRVAGAGVPGHLHQHVVPRWAGDTNFISVVGEVRIVPQAMTQLYDELMAGVEGVRG
- a CDS encoding VanZ family protein, whose product is MLRHWRVILASMLLCYWAVIFTITHLPPRHVPHVNVSDKIEHFVGYAGLATLLYATLWAYRPHFRYPALFVIAVAMCYGAADEMLQTLVGRKADVRDWIADVAGATLAAIMMALLRRTIWRRAIARQQDAWKVRDTVRERLATDPAAASS
- a CDS encoding AAA family ATPase; translated protein: MRTIALMNQKGGVGKTTTTVNLGAALAEAGKRVCLIDLDPQAHLTINYGIDPSPDVVSLYHVLVEDRSILEAVQSVGKNIALIPSSIDLAAAEIELVSVLGRELLMRKKLESAQHDFDFILFDCPPSLGLLTINALAAATEVIIPMQPHFLALQGVAKLLETVQLVNKRMNPKLKVSGIALTMFDAQTKLSMEVVAELNGFIEAAQGKPLPWAGAKVFNTKIRRNIKLAESPSFGKTIIDYEPNSNGAADYRALAREVIAMDAGTPSVTVTVNNDIDVNKLAANKVAGGAKPEVAA
- the truA gene encoding tRNA pseudouridine(38-40) synthase TruA; translation: MPTQRYKLTIAYRGTAYHGWQTQSVPATWAGAAPPEGQGLPTVQETLRRTLMGIVGHPINLVGSSRTDACVHAKGQVAHFDTHMTQIPIEGLRRATNARLPDDVIIRSIEPVGPDFDAITGTVSKRYQYVIWTATERPLFAADLMWHRWQPLDLAAMSVAAAHFVGTHDLNSFARPGHGRENTVRTILGCDVAWRGPRLVIGVAGTGFLWHTVRIMVGTLVQVGLGRTPADAIPAMLAARHRDAAGPTAPPHGLYLQWVKHGGPRARSERRFDPSPAAAGEAW
- a CDS encoding YebC/PmpR family DNA-binding transcriptional regulator, whose translation is MAGHSHWSTIKRAKGANDARRGKIWSKIARQIIIAAKNGGDPRDNLALRYVVDEAKEANMPRATIENAIKKGTGELGTEDYQDATYEGYGPGGVAIFVEALTNNRSRTAPDLRAIFERAGGNLATNGAVAFQFNKQGLITVKADAIEEDALMELALDAGADDVKNEVEVYVVVTAPAAFHKVKEALKAAKIAIEASTITHVPTTTVAVEGETAQKVLKLIATLDDNDDVQTVSHNADIPESITV
- a CDS encoding DUF6677 family protein; this encodes MPEARRASQLPPPVVALAAWLLPGLGHSLVGERVRGIAIGVTVVSMYVGGLLIGGVRVIEVPGYDNDGRKIANTSTLNEVRIKPWSIAQVMAGPLGIASAAASIWAAGPDASGEPRGARSHVRVNEIGTLYTAVAGMLNLLAILDCTGRAGREAEK